A stretch of the Microtus ochrogaster isolate Prairie Vole_2 chromosome X, MicOch1.0, whole genome shotgun sequence genome encodes the following:
- the LOC101987151 gene encoding putative protein FAM47D: MGDQRLPENQSGQVPRYKHVLKHKKEQMTFPPFIEGHHRLFAQAKLEDFTRDYESREILSGTIQGTFLPRISDEGPNNATNKNQSKLPQDLGLIYSMSVDQQGSRRNQHKLDHLSQMEDDVEDHFINLLQIPKHDWNLNKSPHLENQWNSNKNSKHGKYLHRNFNQETPEKFQSCQRNFLPGNTSTNQNLLDSLNYRYTQREGDDIYELDDTLENLDVVQQFTMDNIYQPTCEESSDKNMCPLPSKLKYFRGLSKEKIIRFSKEAKIFEMKLQKSHDCCTSTKEKLKDGLSCQKPKQLKALPSKEPINDHKGFLEVQGRSFCKPDVLENLYGTIAFKDFIVHKGYGMPIILKKFFMKKGWNYNSVNTPIPSILKNYELMMQKQDDEDEEEWEGN; the protein is encoded by the coding sequence ATGGGGGACCAGAGGCTTCCAGAGAATCAGTCTGGTCAGGTACCCAGATACAAGCATGTCTTGAAGCACAAAAAGGAGCAAATGACATTTCCTCCTTTCATTGAGGGCCATCACCGGCTGTTTGCTCAAGCAAAGCTCGAAGACTTTACTAGAGACTATGAGTCACGTGAGATACTGTCAGGAACAATCCAGGGTACCTTTCTCCCCAGAATTTCTGATGAAGGACCCAATAATGCCACCAATAAGAACCAGAGTAAGCTGCCCCAGGATTTGGGACTGATTTATTCAATGTCAGTGGATCAGCAAGGAAGTAGAAGGAACCAACACAAGCTGGATCATTTGTCTCAGATGGAAGATGATGTTGAAGACCACTTCATAAATTTGCTGCAGATTCCAAAACATGACTGGAATCTGAATAAGTCACCTCACTTAGAAAATCAATGGAACTCAAATAAGAACAGCAAACATGGGAAATACCTTCACAGAAATTTCAACCAGGAAACTCCTGAGAAATTCCAGTCATGTCAAAGAAATTTTCTTCCTGGTAATACATCCACAAATCAAAATTTGCTTGACTCTCTTAATTATagatacacacaaagagaaggtGATGATATCTATGAATTGGATGACACACTGGAAAACTTGGATGTGGTGCAACAATTTACCATGGACAATATTTATCAGCCAACATGTGAGGAATCCTCAGACAAGAATATGTGTCCTCTTCCTTCCAAGCTCAAGTACTTCAGAGGgttaagcaaagaaaaaatcaTCAGATTCTCCAAAGAGGcaaaaatatttgagatgaaACTCCAAAAATCACATGATTGTTGTACATCCACCAAGGAGAAGTTAAAAGATGGGTTATCATGTCAGAAACCcaagcagttaaaagcactacCTAGTAAAGAGCCTATAAATGACCATAAGGGCTTCCTTGAGGTTCAAGGTAGAAGCTTTTGCAAACCAGATGTACTTGAAAATCTCTATGGGACAATTGCCTTTAAGGATTTCATTGTACACAAGGGCTATGGTATGCCAATTATACTAAAGAAATTTTTTATGAAGAAAGGATGGAATTACAACTCTGTTAATACTCCTATACCaagcatattaaaaaattatgaacTGATGATGCAAAAACaggatgatgaagatgaagaagagtgggaaggaaatTGA